A stretch of Rhodospirillales bacterium DNA encodes these proteins:
- a CDS encoding multidrug effflux MFS transporter → MTKQQDNLLRGAETPPHLATLIVLSGLSIMSLNMFLPSLPQIADDFRVDYALANLSIAGYATVTAVLQVIMGPLSDCFGRRPVILVGLAMFCAASLGCMLATDIWMFLACRLVQGAIIAGHTVSMAVIRDARSPDRAASLIGYLAMAWALAPMMGPMLGGALHSAFGWRASFVAFLLLGLSVLALCWADLGETNTRRSESLTQQFRSYPALLGSGVFWAYAGCMAFSIGAFYAFLAGVPLVAAAAFGMETSMLGVLMGTITAGFILGSFLSGRLAAGRALATMVIAGRLIACTGLLTGLALLFAGLMDVVLFFAACAFVGVGNGVTMPSANAGAMSVRPELAGSAAGLSGALAVAGGAVFSALTGALLVPADAASGLLAMMLLASSLGLVAAALIPWLERRRLQVEAGREPCEG, encoded by the coding sequence ATGACCAAGCAACAAGACAACCTCCTTCGCGGAGCGGAGACCCCACCTCACCTCGCGACCCTGATCGTGCTGAGCGGCCTCTCGATCATGTCGCTGAACATGTTCCTGCCATCGCTGCCGCAGATCGCGGACGACTTTCGGGTCGACTACGCCCTGGCGAACCTCTCGATCGCCGGATATGCCACGGTCACGGCGGTCCTGCAGGTCATCATGGGTCCGCTGTCGGACTGCTTTGGTCGCCGGCCCGTGATCCTAGTCGGACTCGCGATGTTCTGCGCAGCCTCACTCGGCTGCATGCTGGCCACCGACATCTGGATGTTTCTGGCCTGCCGCCTGGTCCAGGGCGCCATCATCGCCGGACACACCGTCTCGATGGCCGTGATCCGCGATGCACGGTCCCCGGACCGTGCAGCGAGCCTGATTGGCTACCTCGCCATGGCCTGGGCGCTCGCACCCATGATGGGCCCGATGCTGGGAGGCGCGCTCCACAGCGCCTTCGGCTGGCGCGCCAGCTTCGTCGCCTTCCTTCTGCTCGGGCTGAGTGTCCTGGCGCTCTGCTGGGCCGACCTTGGCGAAACCAACACTAGGCGGAGCGAAAGCCTCACCCAGCAGTTTCGTTCTTACCCTGCCCTTTTGGGGTCGGGCGTGTTCTGGGCCTATGCCGGCTGCATGGCGTTCTCGATCGGCGCCTTCTATGCCTTCCTTGCAGGCGTTCCACTAGTCGCCGCGGCCGCATTCGGCATGGAGACCTCCATGCTGGGCGTCCTGATGGGGACGATCACGGCAGGCTTCATCCTCGGCAGCTTCCTCTCGGGCCGTCTGGCGGCGGGACGAGCGCTGGCGACGATGGTGATCGCCGGACGCCTGATCGCCTGTACGGGTCTGCTGACGGGGCTCGCCCTGCTCTTCGCAGGCCTCATGGATGTGGTCCTGTTCTTTGCCGCCTGCGCCTTCGTCGGTGTCGGCAACGGCGTCACCATGCCAAGCGCCAATGCCGGTGCCATGTCCGTCAGACCGGAGCTGGCGGGCAGCGCTGCCGGGCTTTCCGGCGCGCTCGCGGTTGCAGGCGGCGCGGTCTTCTCGGCCCTGACCGGCGCCCTTCTCGTCCCCGCGGATGCGGCGTCTGGACTTCTGGCCATGATGCTGCTTGCTTCGTCCCTGGGACTGGTCGCAGCGGCCCTGATTCCCTGGCTGGAACGGCGCAGGCTTCAAGTTGAAGCCGGGCGTGAACCGTGCGAGGGATGA
- a CDS encoding aminotransferase class III-fold pyridoxal phosphate-dependent enzyme — protein MATLGNVALEADLREALGKAVADFVAANPKSRTEDERAAGSMPGGNTRTVLFHPPFPLTIERGEGQYVRDIDGHSYTDFVGEFGAGLFGHSNPQIVEAMTRAIGDGVVLGGPNRYERILAAELVNRFPSLDKVRFTNSGTEANMMAIATARVVSGKSKVMVFAGSYHGGVFMFAHGGSPVNAPFDYVMAPFNRTDETVSLVAQHAGDLACVVIEPMQGAGGMIPADKDFLQALRDVTARHDIILIFDEVVTSRLSGGGRQKLLGITPDMTTLGKYIGGGATFGAFGGREDIMNRYDPRSENPIEHPGTFNNNVITHAAGSTGMTQIYTPGKADSFNAWGQAFRDGLNETIRKHSLPLHVSGLGSIMQLHCCEGPLKDVHDSEKGNRLKSGLVFYDLLARGQRMTWRNSMLLCLPMTDEDLDGYVAAFDDVLSSRSHLLAAE, from the coding sequence ATGGCCACGCTGGGCAACGTCGCGCTGGAAGCCGATCTTCGGGAAGCGCTCGGGAAGGCCGTCGCCGATTTCGTTGCGGCCAACCCGAAGAGTCGGACGGAGGACGAGAGGGCCGCGGGCTCCATGCCGGGCGGGAACACGCGAACCGTGCTGTTCCACCCGCCGTTCCCGCTCACCATCGAGCGCGGCGAAGGCCAGTACGTCCGGGACATTGACGGTCACAGCTACACCGACTTCGTGGGCGAGTTCGGTGCCGGCCTGTTCGGCCACTCCAATCCGCAGATCGTCGAGGCCATGACCCGCGCCATCGGCGACGGTGTCGTGCTTGGCGGACCGAACCGCTACGAACGTATTCTCGCCGCCGAACTGGTCAACCGCTTCCCTTCGCTCGACAAGGTGCGCTTCACCAACTCCGGCACCGAAGCCAACATGATGGCGATTGCGACTGCCCGTGTCGTCTCCGGCAAGTCGAAGGTCATGGTGTTCGCAGGCAGCTATCACGGCGGCGTCTTCATGTTTGCCCACGGCGGATCGCCCGTCAACGCGCCCTTCGACTATGTCATGGCACCGTTCAACAGGACCGACGAAACCGTTTCTCTCGTCGCGCAGCACGCCGGCGATCTGGCCTGTGTCGTGATCGAGCCGATGCAGGGCGCGGGCGGCATGATCCCGGCCGACAAGGACTTCCTGCAGGCCCTGCGGGACGTCACGGCAAGGCACGACATCATCCTCATCTTCGATGAAGTGGTGACAAGCCGCCTGTCCGGCGGCGGTCGGCAGAAGCTGCTGGGGATCACGCCCGACATGACGACGCTGGGCAAGTATATCGGCGGCGGCGCAACCTTCGGTGCCTTCGGCGGCCGGGAAGACATCATGAACCGCTATGACCCCCGTTCGGAGAATCCGATCGAGCACCCGGGCACCTTCAACAACAACGTCATCACCCACGCCGCGGGATCGACGGGCATGACGCAGATCTACACGCCCGGGAAGGCTGACAGCTTCAATGCCTGGGGCCAGGCCTTCCGGGACGGCCTCAACGAGACCATCCGCAAGCACAGCCTGCCGCTGCATGTTTCGGGCCTGGGTTCCATCATGCAGCTCCACTGCTGCGAAGGTCCGCTCAAAGACGTGCACGACAGCGAGAAGGGCAACAGGCTCAAGAGCGGGCTGGTGTTCTACGACCTGCTGGCGCGCGGTCAGCGCATGACCTGGCGCAACTCCATGCTGCTCTGCCTGCCGATGACCGATGAGGACCTCGATGGCTATGTGGCGGCCTTCGACGACGTCCTGTCGTCGCGCAGTCATCTTCTGGCGGCAGAGTGA
- a CDS encoding Ltp family lipoprotein, producing MKKAVLVVTISLLIGFSAASAQSLTGPQQNAVRSAHSYISVMGFSRSGLIDQLSFEGYARHDAAVAVDSMSVDWNEQAVKSANNYLSVMGFSCRGLIDQLAFDGYTRSQAEHGAHKTGAC from the coding sequence ATGAAAAAAGCTGTTCTCGTTGTCACGATTTCGCTGCTGATCGGATTTTCTGCAGCGTCGGCTCAAAGTTTGACAGGGCCGCAACAAAATGCGGTTCGTTCAGCTCACAGCTACATCAGCGTCATGGGATTCTCCCGGAGTGGGTTGATCGATCAATTGTCATTCGAGGGTTATGCGCGACATGACGCGGCGGTGGCCGTGGATAGCATGTCGGTAGACTGGAACGAGCAGGCGGTAAAATCAGCAAACAATTACCTGTCGGTCATGGGATTTTCATGCAGAGGACTGATCGATCAGCTGGCTTTCGACGGTTACACGCGCAGTCAGGCCGAGCACGGTGCTCACAAGACAGGGGCTTGCTAA
- a CDS encoding 5-guanidino-2-oxopentanoate decarboxylase: protein MAAGNLTRGQALMQLVKAYGIDTVFGMPGVHTLEYYRGIADAGMRHVLFRHEQGGGFMADGCARISGKPAVCCVITGPGVTNIATAVGNAYADSSPMLVIASTNGTGDLGAGRGRLHEITDQLATIRPLCSFAQTIIDGRQIPGALNRAFDIFAAGRPRPCYIELPIDQIDKVAEFAVRTSPIAGPLRPDEASVEAAAAVAGGAGKPVIVAGGGTQDHGAALQALAEKLGAAIILTYASKGTVAADHPLNCGSILASSVGHRLVENADVTIAIGTELAESDVWAPNDWLDLKGKLVRIDIDPANLSRDYVPDAAILGDAGLAMEMLTDALPSGGRKPGYTGSRAIADIRRKARALQMKDPRAPKFVKVLDALRTALPHDGWMITDATQIAYFANAYWATSHPRSYTHPNGYCTLGSSMPSGIGARLGVPERDGVVLTGDAGFLFTATELATAVDEAVSLPIVIWNNDALSQIRDGMIERDIAECGVVPGRNPDFMALGKAFGANTRKPKSLKGLTGAVREAFRTRGPTLIEVHEDSAYLR, encoded by the coding sequence ATGGCGGCAGGCAACCTCACCCGCGGACAGGCGCTGATGCAGCTTGTGAAGGCCTATGGCATCGACACCGTCTTCGGGATGCCCGGCGTCCATACGCTGGAGTACTATCGGGGAATCGCCGATGCCGGGATGAGGCACGTGCTGTTCCGTCACGAACAGGGCGGCGGCTTCATGGCCGACGGCTGCGCCCGCATCTCGGGCAAGCCCGCGGTCTGCTGCGTCATCACCGGCCCCGGTGTCACCAACATCGCGACCGCCGTGGGCAATGCCTATGCCGACAGCTCGCCCATGCTGGTGATCGCCAGCACCAACGGCACCGGCGATCTCGGCGCGGGCCGCGGCCGGCTGCACGAGATCACCGACCAGCTTGCGACCATCAGGCCGCTTTGCAGCTTCGCCCAGACCATCATCGACGGCCGCCAGATTCCCGGCGCACTGAACCGTGCGTTCGACATCTTCGCCGCTGGCCGGCCCCGCCCCTGCTACATCGAACTGCCGATCGACCAGATCGACAAGGTCGCCGAGTTTGCGGTGCGCACCTCGCCGATCGCCGGCCCCCTGCGCCCGGACGAGGCCTCGGTCGAGGCCGCGGCAGCCGTCGCCGGAGGTGCCGGGAAGCCCGTGATCGTCGCCGGTGGCGGCACGCAGGACCATGGTGCGGCCCTGCAGGCGCTGGCCGAGAAGCTCGGCGCGGCGATCATCCTGACCTATGCTTCAAAGGGTACGGTCGCCGCCGACCATCCGTTGAATTGCGGCTCGATCCTGGCCTCGTCCGTTGGGCACAGGCTGGTCGAGAACGCCGATGTCACGATCGCCATCGGCACCGAGCTCGCCGAGTCCGACGTCTGGGCGCCCAATGACTGGCTCGACCTGAAGGGCAAGCTGGTGCGGATCGACATCGACCCCGCCAACCTCAGCCGCGACTACGTGCCCGATGCCGCGATCCTGGGCGATGCCGGCCTTGCCATGGAGATGCTCACGGACGCGCTGCCTTCGGGCGGCAGGAAGCCCGGTTACACGGGCTCAAGGGCGATCGCCGACATCCGCAGGAAGGCGCGTGCGCTGCAGATGAAGGATCCGCGCGCGCCGAAGTTCGTGAAGGTGCTCGACGCCCTGCGCACGGCGCTCCCGCACGACGGCTGGATGATCACCGATGCGACGCAGATCGCCTATTTCGCCAACGCGTACTGGGCGACCTCGCACCCGCGCAGCTATACCCATCCCAATGGCTATTGCACGCTGGGTTCGTCGATGCCGTCGGGCATCGGTGCCAGGCTCGGCGTGCCCGAACGCGACGGCGTGGTGCTGACCGGCGACGCCGGCTTCCTGTTCACCGCGACGGAACTCGCGACCGCGGTCGACGAGGCGGTGAGCCTGCCGATCGTCATCTGGAACAACGATGCGTTGAGCCAGATCCGCGACGGCATGATCGAACGCGATATCGCCGAATGCGGCGTCGTGCCCGGACGCAATCCCGACTTCATGGCGCTCGGCAAGGCGTTCGGTGCCAACACGCGGAAACCGAAGTCGCTCAAGGGCCTGACCGGTGCCGTCAGGGAGGCCTTCAGGACCAGGGGCCCGACGCTGATCGAAGTCCACGAGGACTCCGCCTATCTGCGTTGA
- a CDS encoding amidinotransferase: MKPLRCRSPEGNTPELSDWGCNSEYGTLTDVLLGPADNYRWLATSSISRATLKRGDVFDRQLAMRQHREMVGAYEEAGVNVHWLEPDEDLPYQVYARDSSFMTPYGAVVTQMAQWWRRGEYGPVMRFYMDKGIPIYDMVTAGSFEGGDFDIIEPGCVLIGWCGERTQEQSANQVRRWFEKEGWEVRIAPIAEHYVHIDLMVCMLADRLCAVCLDTTDPGIVDWLKARNIEIVPVNYRDTMALACNVMALGNDRVLAPAHARDLVSKLKALGFTVYDPDVDVFTRGGGGVHCMAQSLRRERV; this comes from the coding sequence ATGAAACCGTTGCGTTGCCGTTCGCCGGAAGGAAACACGCCCGAACTCTCCGACTGGGGATGTAACTCCGAATACGGCACGCTGACCGATGTGCTGCTCGGCCCTGCCGACAACTACAGGTGGCTCGCCACGAGCTCGATTTCCAGGGCGACCCTGAAGCGCGGTGACGTCTTCGATCGCCAGCTCGCCATGAGGCAGCATCGCGAGATGGTCGGCGCGTATGAGGAAGCGGGCGTCAACGTGCACTGGCTCGAGCCCGACGAGGACCTGCCCTATCAGGTCTACGCCCGCGATTCGTCGTTCATGACGCCCTATGGCGCTGTGGTCACGCAGATGGCCCAGTGGTGGCGGCGCGGTGAGTACGGTCCCGTGATGCGCTTCTACATGGACAAGGGAATCCCGATCTACGACATGGTCACCGCAGGCTCGTTCGAGGGCGGTGACTTCGACATCATCGAACCGGGCTGCGTGCTGATCGGCTGGTGCGGCGAGCGCACCCAGGAGCAGTCGGCCAATCAGGTCCGCCGCTGGTTCGAGAAGGAGGGCTGGGAGGTCCGCATCGCGCCGATCGCCGAGCACTACGTCCACATCGACCTCATGGTCTGCATGTTGGCCGACAGGCTCTGCGCGGTCTGCCTCGATACGACCGATCCCGGAATCGTCGACTGGCTCAAGGCCAGGAACATCGAGATCGTGCCCGTGAACTATCGGGACACCATGGCGCTTGCCTGCAACGTCATGGCGCTCGGCAACGACAGGGTGTTGGCACCCGCCCACGCCAGGGACCTGGTCTCGAAGCTGAAAGCGCTGGGCTTCACCGTCTACGACCCCGACGTCGACGTCTTCACCCGCGGCGGCGGTGGCGTTCACTGCATGGCCCAGTCCCTGCGCCGGGAGCGGGTCTGA
- a CDS encoding ABC transporter substrate-binding protein, translating into MTEPQSPMVGIVRRVLLLLLAVTGPSLADGTGDDVALGVILTLTGDGAERDAAIAHGYVAAAEHINAAGGIVIAGERRSIRLEFMDDRGSPRRAAALADVLVRWRGVTVFLGGGDPVLTQAVAADVADVGFPVFDPLGVSPADTDGIVLSVVPRARDRLVAVLAGLSVGYTIAGQDTSRVAVSVAAGSARTADTLAQAAADLGFAVAGFAVDGHGAGNPGILIYGPSLPAQPARDRLVVSLTCEAVSGDAGARMLCADHWPSLRDTATVPDWLAALDEAGTRDAALTLAALSTAMSFGRSAHGPVIADVLHANELATPGGPVLLSDGANIAGGTAVFAVSDGIPVPFRASDPLGDPLGLSGIE; encoded by the coding sequence ATGACGGAACCACAGTCGCCCATGGTCGGCATCGTCAGGCGCGTTCTCCTGCTGCTCCTCGCTGTCACCGGTCCGTCCCTGGCCGACGGGACGGGTGACGATGTGGCCCTTGGCGTCATCCTCACGCTGACCGGTGACGGTGCGGAGCGCGATGCGGCGATTGCGCACGGCTATGTCGCGGCGGCCGAACACATCAACGCGGCCGGCGGTATCGTCATCGCCGGAGAACGGCGGTCGATCCGGCTCGAGTTCATGGATGACCGCGGCAGCCCCCGTCGGGCGGCTGCACTGGCAGACGTCCTGGTGCGCTGGCGAGGTGTGACGGTCTTCCTTGGCGGCGGCGATCCGGTACTGACTCAGGCCGTTGCGGCGGACGTCGCCGATGTCGGTTTTCCCGTGTTCGATCCGCTGGGCGTGTCTCCGGCCGATACCGACGGTATCGTGCTCTCCGTCGTACCGCGTGCCCGCGACCGGCTTGTCGCCGTCCTGGCCGGTCTCTCCGTGGGCTACACGATTGCAGGCCAGGACACATCGCGCGTGGCGGTCTCGGTCGCGGCAGGGTCTGCCCGGACCGCGGACACCCTGGCGCAGGCGGCTGCCGACCTCGGGTTTGCTGTCGCCGGATTTGCTGTAGACGGGCACGGTGCGGGCAACCCGGGGATCCTGATCTACGGGCCGTCCCTGCCGGCGCAGCCGGCACGCGACCGTCTCGTCGTGTCGCTGACCTGTGAGGCCGTCTCAGGGGACGCAGGCGCACGCATGTTGTGTGCCGATCATTGGCCGTCGCTGCGCGACACGGCGACAGTGCCGGACTGGCTCGCTGCGCTCGACGAGGCGGGCACCCGCGATGCCGCGCTGACCCTGGCCGCGCTCTCGACTGCGATGTCGTTCGGCCGGTCGGCCCACGGTCCGGTGATTGCCGATGTCCTCCACGCCAACGAACTTGCGACACCGGGCGGACCGGTCCTGCTGTCGGATGGTGCCAACATTGCCGGCGGTACTGCCGTGTTTGCCGTGTCCGACGGTATTCCTGTCCCGTTTCGGGCCTCCGACCCCCTTGGCGACCCCCTTGGCCTCTCCGGAATCGAGTGA
- a CDS encoding MFS transporter, producing MIAAIVSVWALLVGIGLLMVGSGLQGSLLGIRASAEGFSVLVTGLVMSSYFAGFVLGSLATPRLIRRVGHIRVFGALTSLASITALLHATFVDPIVWGFLRVMTGFCYIGLFIVAESWLNDRSTNETRGRLLSLYMIVMTGSMATGPLLLNIGRTTGFELFVAASVLVSIAFIPLSLTAYAAPRFEEQDRFSIRQLMEVSPLGVAGCLVNGATAGALVSLVAVYGKAIGLSIDNIALLASASILGGTILVWPLGRLSDRFDRRLVLTGTALAGGTLALGIVLLGVPSPTLQILAVAVVGGFIMPLYSLSVAHTNDHLHPNQMVAASSGLLLANGIGGMAGPTMAGAAMELLGPPGFLWFPAGAMLALAGFAIFRMTRRSAVPAEEQRDFVRMPRTSGIMADAALRNQRNRMDSDPANTFRHL from the coding sequence ATGATCGCCGCTATTGTTTCCGTATGGGCCCTCCTCGTCGGCATCGGCCTCCTCATGGTCGGGAGCGGGCTTCAGGGATCGCTGCTCGGTATCCGAGCCTCGGCCGAGGGCTTCTCCGTGCTCGTCACAGGCCTCGTTATGTCGAGCTATTTCGCGGGTTTCGTCCTGGGCTCGCTGGCCACGCCGCGCCTGATCCGCCGCGTGGGGCATATTCGCGTCTTCGGTGCCCTGACGTCACTCGCATCGATCACCGCGCTGTTGCACGCCACCTTCGTCGATCCCATCGTCTGGGGCTTCCTGCGTGTGATGACAGGCTTCTGTTACATCGGCCTCTTCATCGTTGCCGAGAGCTGGCTCAACGACCGGTCCACCAACGAGACACGCGGTCGGCTTCTGTCGCTCTACATGATCGTCATGACCGGTTCGATGGCGACAGGCCCCCTGCTGCTGAACATCGGCAGGACGACGGGATTCGAGCTTTTCGTCGCGGCATCCGTCCTCGTGTCGATCGCCTTCATCCCGCTGTCCCTGACGGCCTATGCCGCACCGCGCTTCGAGGAGCAGGACCGTTTCAGCATCCGACAGCTCATGGAGGTATCCCCGCTGGGTGTGGCGGGGTGCCTCGTCAACGGCGCCACGGCCGGCGCCCTGGTCTCTCTTGTCGCGGTCTACGGCAAGGCGATCGGACTGAGCATCGACAACATCGCTCTTCTCGCCTCGGCATCGATCCTGGGTGGCACGATCCTCGTCTGGCCTCTGGGCCGCTTGAGCGACCGGTTCGACCGTCGCCTGGTCCTGACCGGAACCGCGCTCGCGGGCGGCACGCTGGCGCTGGGGATCGTGCTGCTGGGTGTGCCCTCACCGACATTGCAGATCCTTGCCGTCGCCGTGGTCGGCGGCTTCATCATGCCGCTCTATTCGCTCTCGGTCGCCCACACCAACGACCATCTTCACCCGAACCAGATGGTCGCCGCGTCCAGCGGGCTGCTGCTTGCCAACGGCATCGGCGGCATGGCCGGGCCGACCATGGCGGGTGCGGCCATGGAGCTTCTCGGCCCTCCGGGCTTTCTGTGGTTTCCGGCCGGCGCGATGTTGGCCCTGGCGGGCTTTGCGATCTTCCGGATGACGCGCCGTTCGGCCGTGCCGGCCGAGGAGCAGCGCGACTTCGTCCGTATGCCGCGCACGTCGGGCATCATGGCCGATGCCGCATTGCGCAATCAGCGCAATCGGATGGACAGCGATCCCGCCAACACGTTCCGCCACCTGTGA